A window of Sutcliffiella cohnii contains these coding sequences:
- a CDS encoding DegV family protein: MGKIAWVTDSTAFIDEELANHPDVYTVPMVIYFGEDEYLDGVNITKEQFQKLLVESEIPPKTSQPSVGTFAELYNQLAQNYDQIVSIHLSSHLSGTVSSSQQAAKLVDIPVTTIDTKTLSYPLTAMLKTAIKLVNEGHSIEEVERKLDDMVNKSELYVLIGSLEQLHRSGRMTSVQKVLGSLLQIKPIIAIKDGKLDVAEKVRTEKKVFQRMLELFDDAFNRGTVKELYLLYGREEEQTFSIKQKIKETYPNLKVGAYPISTTISVHAGVDTVGLAWFNE; the protein is encoded by the coding sequence ATGGGGAAAATCGCTTGGGTAACAGATAGTACAGCTTTTATCGATGAGGAGCTTGCTAATCATCCTGATGTATATACAGTTCCAATGGTCATTTATTTTGGAGAAGACGAGTATTTAGATGGCGTTAACATTACGAAAGAACAATTTCAAAAATTATTAGTAGAAAGTGAAATTCCACCTAAAACATCACAGCCATCCGTGGGAACATTCGCCGAATTGTATAATCAATTAGCTCAAAATTACGATCAAATCGTCTCCATTCATCTTTCAAGCCATTTAAGTGGAACGGTTTCATCTAGTCAACAAGCAGCAAAATTAGTGGATATACCAGTGACAACAATTGATACTAAAACATTGTCCTATCCATTAACCGCTATGCTAAAAACAGCAATTAAGCTTGTAAATGAAGGTCATAGCATAGAAGAAGTGGAAAGAAAACTAGACGATATGGTAAATAAGTCAGAACTTTATGTACTAATAGGGAGTTTAGAGCAACTACACCGAAGCGGAAGAATGACTAGTGTTCAAAAAGTGTTAGGTAGCTTACTTCAAATAAAACCAATCATTGCAATTAAAGACGGAAAGCTGGATGTTGCAGAAAAAGTTAGAACAGAAAAGAAAGTGTTTCAACGTATGCTGGAGTTATTTGATGATGCATTTAACCGAGGTACGGTAAAAGAACTTTATTTATTATATGGCCGCGAAGAAGAACAAACATTCTCTATTAAACAAAAAATAAAAGAGACATATCCAAACCTTAAAGTAGGCGCTTATCCTATTTCTACAACAATCTCCGTTCATGCTGGAGTAGACACAGTAGGATTAGCTTGGTTTAACGAATAA
- a CDS encoding BrxA/BrxB family bacilliredoxin gives MSNAYDEYMKQMVKPMRTELTTAGFKELTSEEDVVNYMENTTGTSLVVINSVCGCAAGLARPAATQAVVQAEKTPNNLVTVFAGQDKDATAKMREYFGDIPPSSPSMAILKGKEVVHFIHRHDIESFPMEDIMNNLLNAFEKHC, from the coding sequence ATGTCAAATGCATATGATGAATATATGAAGCAAATGGTCAAACCGATGAGAACAGAGCTAACAACAGCTGGCTTTAAAGAACTAACTTCGGAAGAAGATGTTGTTAATTACATGGAGAATACAACTGGCACTTCATTAGTTGTTATAAACTCAGTTTGTGGCTGTGCAGCAGGATTAGCACGCCCTGCAGCAACTCAAGCAGTAGTTCAAGCTGAAAAAACACCGAACAATTTAGTTACAGTCTTTGCAGGACAAGATAAAGACGCAACAGCAAAAATGAGAGAGTATTTCGGTGATATCCCACCATCCTCTCCTTCCATGGCAATTTTAAAAGGAAAAGAAGTGGTACATTTTATTCACCGCCACGACATTGAATCATTCCCAATGGAAGATATTATGAATAACTTATTAAACGCATTTGAAAAACATTGCTAG
- a CDS encoding conserved virulence factor C family protein, whose protein sequence is MNIKAIEPTPSPNTMKVLLDKELPFGTRNNYTKDNRTEAPEIIQNILNIEGVKGVYHVADFLAVERNARFDWKNILLEVRALFGEEQVSEKENASYNPSEGFGEVKVFVQMFHEIPMQVKLTDGEQEKRVGLPDIFSKAILEAQSKEENVVLEREWKEHGIRYGDLEAVGTEIVEELSAAYPPERLQRLLQQAHSTEKIVKRESYKVTGDMLNNPDWSERYRALDQMDPGESDIPVLAKALDDEKASIRRLATVYLGMIEKEEVLPLLYKALKDKTVTVRRTAGDCLSDIGSEKAIPAMIEALQDKNKLVRWRAAMFLYEVGDDSALEALRKAEDDPEFEVSMQVKMAIERIEGGEEAKGSVWKQMTERNN, encoded by the coding sequence ATGAATATAAAAGCAATAGAGCCGACACCAAGTCCTAATACGATGAAAGTGTTATTAGATAAAGAATTACCGTTCGGTACGAGAAATAATTATACGAAAGACAACCGTACAGAAGCACCTGAAATTATTCAAAATATACTAAATATTGAAGGCGTAAAAGGCGTTTACCATGTCGCCGACTTTTTGGCAGTAGAGCGAAATGCACGCTTCGATTGGAAAAATATCCTTTTGGAAGTTCGTGCATTATTCGGTGAAGAACAAGTTTCCGAAAAAGAAAATGCTTCTTATAATCCATCTGAGGGATTTGGGGAAGTAAAAGTATTTGTTCAAATGTTTCACGAAATTCCTATGCAAGTTAAATTAACAGACGGTGAACAAGAAAAGCGTGTAGGTCTTCCTGATATCTTTTCTAAAGCAATTTTAGAAGCACAAAGTAAGGAAGAAAATGTCGTCCTAGAACGAGAGTGGAAAGAACACGGTATAAGATATGGTGACTTAGAAGCAGTAGGGACGGAGATAGTGGAGGAGCTTTCAGCTGCGTATCCACCTGAAAGATTGCAAAGACTGTTACAACAAGCTCATAGTACAGAAAAAATAGTGAAACGAGAGTCTTATAAAGTAACGGGGGATATGTTAAATAATCCAGATTGGTCAGAACGATACCGCGCATTAGATCAAATGGACCCTGGAGAATCGGATATTCCTGTATTAGCGAAAGCTTTAGATGATGAAAAGGCGTCCATTCGCAGATTAGCGACAGTGTACTTAGGAATGATAGAAAAAGAAGAAGTTTTACCATTATTATATAAAGCATTAAAAGATAAAACAGTTACAGTACGTAGAACGGCAGGAGATTGCTTGTCTGATATAGGTAGCGAAAAGGCAATTCCGGCAATGATAGAAGCCCTTCAGGATAAAAATAAACTAGTCCGCTGGCGTGCAGCAATGTTCCTATATGAAGTTGGAGATGATTCTGCACTAGAAGCTTTAAGAAAAGCAGAAGATGATCCTGAATTCGAAGTAAGTATGCAAGTTAAAATGGCAATTGAACGCATTGAAGGCGGAGAAGAAGCAAAAGGTTCAGTATGGAAACAAATGACGGAAAGAAACAACTAA
- a CDS encoding ABC-F family ATP-binding cassette domain-containing protein, producing the protein MKMIIGENISKIYVEKQLLHNVSFSIQEKERVGLIGVNGTGKSTFLKIVASKESADEGTITTSSDYKISFLSQKPNLDENLSIMEQVLDENTSINNIIKSYESCLSKIQEDPMNEKIQSDLMHYQQQMDSLNAWDHSSNAKAVLNKLGIEDVTVKVGQLSGGQKKRVALAQTLLQNPDLLILDEPTNHLDFETIMWLEDYLNKFTGALLLVTHDRYFLDKVTTKIFELHNGHLYTYLGNYASYLEAKAIRMEELEKTETKQKSLYRQELEWMRKGAKARTTKQKARIQRFEKLEENVKVNNEKTQLEMVTAGTQRLGKKVLELKDVSVTFNNKVILKNIDLLLKQKDRIGIVGPNGAGKSTLLNVLASKLVPSAGELEKGQTVKIGYYTQEQEDMNGEQRIIEYIKEEAEVVHTEDGQMISASQLLERFLFPPHSHGTPIRKLSGGEKKRLYLLKILMSQPNVLLLDEPTNDLDTETLTILEAYLEEFPGVVVTVSHDRYFLDKVVTELLILDGSGTARRIFGEYSDYLLEQQAKKQLEKKEAVKSVEQPIRLEKKQLRLSFQEQKDWETIEERIADLEIELERISKEIEKAGSDYGKISELMESQNMKSEQLEALMKRWEELSEKVEAIQAQKAGSK; encoded by the coding sequence ATGAAAATGATTATTGGAGAAAACATATCAAAAATATACGTAGAGAAGCAATTATTACATAATGTTTCATTTAGCATACAAGAAAAAGAAAGAGTTGGATTAATAGGAGTTAATGGAACAGGAAAGTCTACATTTTTAAAAATTGTTGCTAGTAAAGAAAGTGCGGATGAAGGGACAATTACAACCTCATCAGACTATAAAATTTCTTTCTTATCTCAAAAACCTAATCTAGATGAAAATCTATCAATAATGGAACAAGTTCTTGATGAAAACACATCAATAAATAACATAATAAAATCTTATGAATCATGTCTTTCTAAAATTCAAGAAGATCCTATGAACGAGAAGATTCAAAGTGATTTAATGCATTATCAACAACAAATGGATAGTTTAAATGCGTGGGACCATAGTTCAAACGCAAAAGCTGTTTTAAATAAACTAGGTATAGAGGACGTTACTGTTAAAGTAGGTCAGCTTTCGGGAGGGCAAAAGAAAAGAGTAGCATTAGCACAAACATTACTACAAAATCCAGATCTACTCATTCTCGATGAGCCAACAAACCATTTAGACTTTGAAACCATCATGTGGTTAGAGGATTACTTAAATAAATTTACGGGTGCTCTTCTTCTCGTTACGCATGATCGTTATTTCTTAGATAAAGTAACAACGAAAATATTTGAATTACATAATGGCCATCTTTATACTTATTTAGGTAATTACGCAAGTTATTTAGAAGCTAAAGCCATAAGAATGGAAGAACTCGAAAAAACTGAAACAAAACAAAAAAGTTTATATCGGCAAGAGTTAGAATGGATGCGAAAAGGTGCTAAAGCGAGAACTACAAAACAAAAAGCTCGTATCCAACGCTTTGAAAAATTAGAAGAGAATGTGAAAGTGAATAACGAAAAAACTCAACTAGAGATGGTAACTGCAGGTACACAACGTTTAGGAAAAAAAGTATTAGAACTAAAAGATGTTTCTGTTACATTTAACAATAAAGTAATATTAAAAAACATAGATTTATTATTAAAACAAAAAGACCGAATTGGAATTGTTGGTCCAAATGGCGCAGGGAAATCGACATTACTTAATGTCTTAGCAAGTAAACTTGTACCATCGGCTGGAGAGTTGGAAAAAGGCCAGACAGTTAAGATTGGTTATTACACCCAGGAACAAGAAGATATGAATGGGGAACAGCGTATTATCGAGTACATTAAAGAGGAAGCAGAAGTAGTCCATACAGAGGACGGGCAAATGATTAGTGCTTCACAATTGTTAGAACGGTTTTTATTTCCACCACACTCTCACGGAACCCCAATTAGAAAACTATCAGGTGGAGAGAAGAAAAGATTATATTTATTAAAAATATTAATGAGCCAGCCAAATGTATTATTACTAGACGAGCCTACGAACGATTTGGACACAGAAACGTTAACGATATTAGAGGCATATTTAGAAGAATTCCCAGGAGTCGTAGTAACTGTTTCACATGACCGATACTTTTTAGATAAAGTCGTTACAGAGCTCCTTATACTAGACGGAAGTGGTACTGCTCGAAGAATCTTCGGCGAATATAGTGATTACCTACTCGAACAACAGGCTAAAAAGCAGTTAGAAAAAAAAGAGGCAGTAAAGTCGGTTGAACAACCAATTAGACTAGAAAAGAAGCAATTGAGACTTTCTTTTCAAGAGCAAAAAGATTGGGAGACTATAGAAGAAAGAATAGCAGATCTAGAAATAGAATTAGAAAGAATTAGTAAGGAGATTGAAAAAGCAGGTAGTGATTACGGAAAGATAAGTGAGTTAATGGAAAGTCAAAATATGAAAAGTGAACAATTAGAAGCCCTTATGAAACGTTGGGAAGAGCTTTCAGAAAAAGTAGAAGCGATTCAAGCACAAAAAGCAGGGTCAAAATAA
- a CDS encoding HD domain-containing protein codes for MIQHIESFVQQKLSHDTTGHDWYHIDRVRKMSIHIAKNENVNIEIVEIAALLHDILDEKLVKNKENAKREIIDLLESLQYQDEYIQQIIYIIENVGFKGGNGMQMDLVEGKIIQDADRLDAIGAIGIARTFMYSGAKGQAMYDPNIPVRDEMSYEQYRNEKSTAINHFYEKLVKLIHTLHTDTARNIAKERHDFLKLFLSEFHREWEVKL; via the coding sequence GTGATTCAACATATAGAAAGTTTTGTTCAACAAAAATTAAGTCATGATACTACCGGACATGATTGGTATCATATTGATCGTGTGCGAAAGATGTCCATTCATATTGCCAAAAATGAAAATGTAAACATTGAAATAGTAGAAATTGCAGCTTTATTACATGATATTTTAGATGAAAAATTAGTGAAAAATAAAGAAAATGCAAAACGAGAAATTATCGATCTGCTTGAATCTTTACAATATCAAGACGAATACATACAACAAATTATATATATTATTGAAAATGTAGGGTTCAAAGGCGGAAACGGTATGCAAATGGATTTGGTAGAAGGGAAAATCATTCAAGATGCAGACCGTTTAGATGCGATTGGTGCAATAGGAATAGCTAGAACGTTTATGTATTCAGGTGCAAAAGGACAGGCGATGTATGACCCAAACATTCCAGTAAGAGATGAAATGTCATATGAACAATATCGAAATGAAAAATCTACTGCTATAAATCACTTTTATGAAAAGCTAGTTAAACTAATACATACATTACATACTGATACGGCAAGAAATATAGCAAAAGAAAGACATGATTTTCTTAAGCTATTTTTATCGGAATTTCATAGGGAGTGGGAAGTAAAGTTATGA